Proteins found in one Sphingobacteriales bacterium genomic segment:
- a CDS encoding phage holin family protein: MNFLIRLLINAVCVYILANYLPNISVDSFGNSVLVAALLAFVNSFLKPILSFITFPITILTMGLFALVVNAAMVMLVDYLVDGFVVSSWLWAIVFAVLLSILNSVLLGIIDNDY; the protein is encoded by the coding sequence ATGAATTTTCTGATACGACTCTTAATCAATGCGGTTTGTGTATATATATTGGCAAATTACCTGCCGAATATCAGTGTGGATAGTTTTGGAAATTCTGTGTTGGTAGCGGCATTGCTGGCATTTGTAAACAGCTTTTTAAAACCCATTCTTTCTTTTATCACTTTTCCGATAACCATTTTAACGATGGGCTTGTTTGCTTTGGTGGTTAATGCCGCCATGGTGATGCTGGTGGATTATTTGGTAGATGGTTTTGTGGTGAGCAGTTGGCTGTGGGCGATTGTTTTTGCCGTATTATTATCAATTTTGAATTCCGTTTTGCTGGGAATTATTGACAATGATTATTGA
- a CDS encoding IS1 family transposase, whose amino-acid sequence MQKQFQFAYKYKGADPRIKRQVRCMTFNGSGIRDIQRVCGISIAGILLILRKWFRQIQEPIVQGHFKKVQIDEMWTFVKHRKQGKRWLWYAYDADSGQILAFYIGKRNNSACKALMRKLAHLQIDSYRTDDWKSYKKYIAPQKHIIAKAKTTHIERRNRDFRTHLKRLCRQTVCFSKKDDMHYGIIKTYIFLRNKFRTPLNIQHTF is encoded by the coding sequence GTGCAAAAACAATTTCAATTTGCCTACAAATACAAAGGAGCAGATCCTCGTATTAAACGGCAGGTTCGCTGTATGACCTTCAATGGCAGTGGTATCAGAGATATTCAAAGGGTCTGTGGAATAAGCATCGCGGGCATCTTATTGATCTTGCGCAAGTGGTTCAGACAAATACAAGAGCCTATTGTTCAAGGACATTTTAAGAAGGTCCAAATTGATGAAATGTGGACTTTTGTCAAACATCGCAAACAAGGCAAACGCTGGCTTTGGTATGCTTATGACGCAGATTCTGGTCAAATTTTAGCTTTTTACATCGGAAAACGCAATAATTCGGCTTGCAAAGCTCTGATGAGAAAACTCGCTCATTTACAAATTGATTCCTACCGAACCGATGATTGGAAGTCTTATAAAAAGTACATTGCTCCTCAAAAGCATATTATCGCAAAGGCTAAAACTACCCATATTGAAAGGCGCAACCGAGATTTCAGAACACATTTAAAAAGGCTCTGTCGCCAAACCGTTTGTTTTTCTAAGAAAGATGATATGCACTACGGTATCATTAAAACTTATATCTTTCTTAGAAACAAGTTCCGTACCCCTCTTAATATTCAGCATACATTTTAA
- the metF gene encoding methylenetetrahydrofolate reductase [NAD(P)H]: MKVTEHLANSQKTLISFEILPPLKGKSIESLYNVLDPLMEFQPPFINVTYHRSEYIFKRRPDGSFEQVVLSKRPGTVGICSAIRYRYKVDTIPHLVCGGFNKDATEDALIDLHYLGINNVLALRGDAMKSESEFIASENGHRYAVDLVRQINNMNKGVYLEDDLENAVCTDFCIGIAGYPEKHFEAPNFKTDLKHLKQKVEAGADYIMTQMFFDNQKFFDFVKQCREEGINIPIIPGIKPIVNRKQIASIPRHFYIEIPHDLAEAVEKCKDDKEVARVGTEWCIQQSKELIEFGVPCLHYYTMGRVATFVEIARAVF; the protein is encoded by the coding sequence ATGAAAGTTACCGAACATTTAGCCAATTCCCAAAAAACACTTATTTCCTTTGAAATATTACCACCTCTGAAAGGAAAAAGTATCGAGTCGCTTTATAATGTATTAGACCCTTTGATGGAGTTTCAGCCGCCATTTATTAATGTTACTTATCATCGTTCGGAGTATATTTTCAAACGCCGCCCCGATGGTAGTTTTGAGCAGGTGGTATTGAGCAAACGCCCCGGCACGGTGGGTATTTGCTCGGCAATTCGTTATCGCTACAAAGTAGATACCATACCGCATTTGGTATGTGGCGGCTTCAATAAAGATGCTACCGAAGATGCTTTGATTGATTTGCATTATTTGGGAATTAATAATGTGCTGGCGTTGCGCGGCGATGCTATGAAATCAGAAAGTGAGTTTATCGCCTCCGAAAACGGCCACCGCTATGCAGTAGATTTGGTGCGGCAAATCAACAACATGAACAAAGGCGTTTATTTGGAAGATGATTTGGAGAATGCCGTATGTACCGACTTTTGCATTGGCATTGCCGGCTATCCCGAAAAACATTTTGAAGCCCCCAACTTTAAAACCGACCTCAAACACTTAAAACAAAAAGTAGAGGCGGGGGCAGATTATATTATGACGCAGATGTTTTTTGACAATCAGAAATTCTTTGATTTCGTGAAGCAATGCCGCGAAGAGGGTATCAATATTCCGATTATTCCCGGCATCAAGCCCATCGTCAATCGCAAGCAAATTGCCAGTATTCCGCGACATTTTTATATTGAAATTCCACACGACTTGGCAGAAGCCGTAGAAAAATGTAAGGACGACAAAGAAGTGGCACGGGTGGGCACGGAGTGGTGTATTCAACAGTCCAAAGAACTCATAGAATTTGGAGTACCCTGCCTGCATTATTATACGATGGGGCGAGTAGCAACTTTTGTGGAGATAGCAAGGGCGGTTTTTTAA
- a CDS encoding T9SS type A sorting domain-containing protein: MKRISALLLAILAASTAMFAQQQRNCGSMDVLDRLKQEDPALEQKMQNIETFTQNYVAKHEHENERVVYTIPVVFHVVYKTTTENISDAQIMSQLTVLNNDFRKLNSDAGSVPSAFAGLAADAEINFCLAQTTPTGAATTGITRTYANVSSWGTNDNVKKATQGGVNPWDATKYLNIWICNIGGGILGYAQFPGGSTATDGVVIDYRYLGTTGTATAPFNKGRTATHEVGHYLNLRHIWGDATCGSDLVSDTPTHNTSNYGCPSQPHYSTCSGSPREMTMNYMDYTDDACMYMFSSGQKTRMQAVLASGGTRASLATSTACNAPSGGGGTTTCGTPSSLSASAVTSSSATLSWAAVSGATSYNVQYKTSSATTWTTTTSTTNSKSLSGLAASTTYNFQVQAVCSTTGSYSAAASFTTSAATSTSCTDNYESNNSFSSAKTIAVNSAITAKIGSSTDVDWFKFSNTSTKKNILVELYNLPLDYDLQLYKSNGTLLATSENANTDAESIIYNNATTATYYVKVYGYGGAYSSSSCYNLKASISSTAFRNDGSNNLEALESAPAFESLSIFPNPVQDVLTIDFNTFEISDANVTVYDMYGKEMLRLPVSVNKGSNRVELNMGGIANGVYIVNVQQGKEIRTQKVVVNH; encoded by the coding sequence ATGAAAAGAATCTCTGCCCTTCTTCTTGCAATTTTGGCTGCTTCTACTGCTATGTTTGCGCAACAACAACGCAACTGCGGCTCTATGGACGTATTAGACCGTTTGAAACAGGAAGACCCTGCTTTGGAGCAAAAAATGCAAAACATTGAAACATTTACACAAAATTATGTGGCAAAGCACGAACACGAAAATGAGCGTGTGGTTTATACCATTCCGGTAGTATTCCATGTAGTTTATAAAACGACTACCGAAAACATCAGCGATGCGCAGATAATGTCGCAATTGACTGTATTGAACAACGACTTTCGTAAATTGAACAGTGACGCAGGCAGCGTGCCTTCAGCTTTTGCCGGACTTGCTGCCGATGCCGAAATTAATTTCTGTTTGGCGCAAACCACACCGACCGGTGCAGCTACTACGGGTATCACGCGCACTTATGCCAATGTGAGTTCTTGGGGTACAAACGACAACGTAAAAAAAGCAACACAGGGCGGTGTAAATCCTTGGGACGCTACTAAATATTTAAACATTTGGATATGTAATATCGGCGGCGGCATTTTGGGTTATGCCCAATTCCCTGGCGGCTCTACCGCTACTGATGGCGTAGTGATTGACTATCGCTATTTGGGTACAACAGGTACAGCTACTGCTCCTTTCAATAAAGGACGTACTGCCACACACGAAGTAGGACACTACCTCAATTTGCGCCATATCTGGGGCGATGCCACTTGCGGCAGCGACTTGGTAAGTGATACACCTACACACAATACTTCTAACTATGGTTGTCCTTCGCAGCCGCATTACAGCACTTGCAGCGGCAGCCCGCGAGAAATGACAATGAACTATATGGATTATACCGATGATGCTTGTATGTATATGTTCAGCAGTGGTCAAAAAACCCGTATGCAAGCTGTATTGGCTTCGGGCGGTACACGCGCCAGTTTGGCTACTTCTACTGCCTGCAATGCTCCTTCGGGCGGCGGCGGTACCACCACTTGCGGCACACCTTCTTCTTTGTCGGCATCTGCTGTTACTTCAAGCAGTGCTACTTTGAGTTGGGCGGCAGTAAGCGGTGCTACTTCTTACAATGTTCAGTACAAAACTTCAAGTGCCACTACCTGGACTACCACCACATCTACTACCAACTCAAAAAGTTTGAGTGGTTTGGCGGCATCTACTACTTATAATTTCCAAGTACAAGCCGTATGTTCTACTACCGGTTCTTATTCTGCTGCTGCCAGCTTTACTACCTCTGCTGCTACCAGCACTTCCTGCACAGATAATTACGAAAGCAACAACTCTTTTTCATCTGCTAAAACTATTGCGGTGAACAGTGCCATTACTGCAAAAATCGGCAGCAGCACTGATGTGGACTGGTTCAAATTCTCTAATACCAGCACCAAAAAGAATATTTTGGTAGAATTATATAATTTGCCGCTTGACTATGATTTACAATTATATAAGTCTAATGGTACTTTATTGGCTACTTCTGAAAATGCCAATACCGATGCCGAAAGTATCATTTATAATAATGCTACTACAGCTACTTATTATGTAAAAGTATATGGCTACGGCGGTGCTTACAGTAGTTCATCTTGCTACAACCTCAAAGCGAGCATCAGTTCTACTGCTTTTCGTAATGACGGCAGCAACAATTTGGAGGCGTTGGAAAGCGCACCTGCTTTTGAAAGCTTGAGCATTTTCCCTAATCCGGTACAAGATGTATTGACTATTGATTTCAACACTTTTGAAATCAGCGATGCCAATGTAACTGTATATGATATGTACGGAAAAGAAATGTTGCGTTTGCCGGTTTCTGTCAATAAAGGCTCTAACCGTGTTGAGTTGAATATGGGCGGTATTGCCAATGGCGTATATATCGTAAATGTTCAGCAAGGCAAAGAAATACGCACACAAAAAGTAGTGGTAAATCACTAA
- the glmM gene encoding phosphoglucosamine mutase, producing the protein MTLITSVSGIRGTIGGSVGSNLTPIDIVKYTAAYGTMLLQQQQQEVANLSPLTVVVGRDARISGDIVRRLVAATLQALGIHVVDTGLATTPTVEMAVIATQAAGGIILSASHNPKEWNALKLLNHKGEFISATAGAQLLQIAQNEAFVFTEVDKLGNYERNDSFLQYHIDQIVALPLVNVEAIRSKNYKIVIDGINSVGAIAVPALLQALGVQETIVLNATPDGKFAHNPEPLPEHLTNLAERVRSLKAHLGFAVDPDADRLAVVCEDGDMFGEEYTLVAVADYILKHHKGSTVSNLSSSRALRDVTEKAGCNYFAAAVGEVHVVEKMKAVDAVIGGEGNGGIIYPPLHYGRDALVGIALFLSHLASSNKYCSLLRAAYPNYYMVKDKIVLPPQLDMNLLLEKVRQRFAKYPANTEDGLKLEFDQDWVHLRQSNTEPIIRIYAESHSEVSAKRLTEQIKIAMKEILNPTA; encoded by the coding sequence TTGACACTCATTACATCTGTATCAGGCATACGCGGCACTATCGGCGGTTCTGTTGGTAGCAACTTAACACCAATAGACATTGTGAAATACACCGCCGCATACGGCACGATGTTGCTCCAACAGCAACAGCAAGAAGTTGCCAACCTCTCGCCACTCACAGTGGTGGTTGGTAGAGATGCCCGTATATCCGGCGATATAGTGCGCCGCTTGGTGGCGGCTACTTTACAGGCTCTGGGTATTCATGTTGTTGATACCGGATTAGCTACTACACCCACCGTAGAAATGGCAGTGATAGCCACACAAGCGGCGGGCGGCATTATTTTGAGTGCCAGCCACAATCCCAAAGAATGGAACGCCCTCAAACTCCTCAACCATAAAGGCGAATTTATCAGTGCCACCGCCGGTGCCCAGCTGCTCCAAATTGCACAGAACGAAGCATTTGTTTTTACCGAAGTGGACAAATTGGGCAACTACGAGCGCAACGACAGCTTTTTACAATATCATATTGACCAGATTGTGGCATTGCCTTTGGTAAATGTGGAAGCCATTCGTTCCAAAAACTATAAGATAGTAATAGATGGTATTAATTCGGTGGGAGCTATTGCCGTACCCGCTTTGTTGCAGGCTTTGGGTGTTCAGGAAACCATCGTTTTAAATGCTACACCAGACGGAAAATTTGCTCACAACCCCGAACCCTTGCCCGAGCACCTCACCAATCTTGCCGAGCGAGTGCGCTCTTTAAAGGCGCATTTGGGTTTTGCGGTAGATCCCGATGCCGACCGCCTTGCCGTGGTGTGCGAAGACGGCGATATGTTTGGCGAAGAATATACTTTGGTAGCTGTAGCGGACTACATACTCAAGCACCACAAAGGCAGCACGGTATCCAATTTGTCGTCGAGCCGTGCCCTGCGCGATGTCACCGAAAAAGCGGGCTGCAATTATTTCGCCGCCGCCGTAGGTGAAGTGCATGTAGTAGAAAAAATGAAAGCCGTTGATGCCGTTATCGGCGGCGAAGGCAACGGCGGCATTATTTATCCGCCTTTGCATTATGGACGCGATGCTTTGGTGGGTATCGCCTTGTTTTTGTCGCATTTGGCAAGCTCCAACAAATACTGCTCTTTGTTGCGTGCTGCTTATCCTAATTATTATATGGTAAAAGACAAAATAGTGCTGCCACCACAATTGGATATGAACTTGCTGTTGGAAAAAGTGCGGCAGCGTTTTGCCAAATATCCCGCCAATACCGAAGACGGCTTAAAATTGGAGTTTGACCAAGATTGGGTACATCTGCGCCAATCCAATACCGAACCCATTATCCGAATCTACGCCGAAAGCCACTCAGAAGTGAGTGCCAAACGCCTAACGGAACAAATCAAAATTGCGATGAAAGAGATTTTAAATCCAACTGCCTAA
- a CDS encoding LEA type 2 family protein yields MKRMFFFLVIVAALAWAYMKYRSAAVPQFQRVENMSLSGVSLSKITLKGDAIFKNDNNVGCTMSGIDLDVFANGVKVGKIENKDAVTISGNSEFDIPLYVSFSPASFLKEKNILSNILSAYENKKVEVYLKGNINVLLAGVSVPIPMAYKDSVAIGGL; encoded by the coding sequence ATGAAACGAATGTTTTTCTTTTTGGTGATAGTGGCGGCTCTTGCTTGGGCTTATATGAAATATCGCAGTGCCGCAGTTCCTCAATTCCAAAGGGTTGAGAATATGTCGCTGTCGGGAGTATCGCTCAGTAAAATTACGCTCAAAGGTGATGCTATTTTTAAAAACGACAACAATGTAGGTTGCACGATGAGTGGTATAGATTTGGACGTATTTGCCAACGGCGTAAAAGTAGGTAAAATAGAAAATAAAGATGCGGTTACTATTAGCGGTAACAGTGAGTTTGATATTCCCTTGTATGTATCTTTTAGTCCGGCTTCTTTTTTGAAAGAAAAAAATATTTTGAGCAATATACTTTCTGCTTATGAAAACAAAAAAGTAGAGGTATATTTAAAAGGCAATATCAACGTGTTGCTGGCGGGTGTCAGTGTGCCGATACCTATGGCATACAAAGATTCGGTTGCGATAGGCGGCTTATAA
- a CDS encoding leucyl aminopeptidase family protein, producing the protein MNTLSLKAIKKIPANESIVYIIDKNTDLKANNFTAKSLTADELAAAQRLLKDSTQTLITFHRSEYSIVLAVCNNEEKDPTYIRCETLRNLGHKTAEYANTHKFKSLSFVNISSEISNAALYAAEGAALGNYQFLKYRKNAEKERNSLENIQIYDVSREKVEELEKLTEAVYICRNLVNEPLSYLTAPQFSEEIEHLGKKKGFEVTVFKKKQIEEMGMGGLLSVNKGSNVPPRFNILEWKPAKAVNTAPIVLVGKGVVFDTGGLSLKPTPDSMDYMKCDMAGAAAVLGTLCAAADNQLPLHIIGLIPATDNRPGEDAYVPGDVITQYDGTTIEVLNTDAEGRLILADALAYAKQYNPELVIDLATLTGAAARALGIYAIAMLSNADTQVNKDFINSGFEVYERMIEFPLWKEYGDMMKSDIADMKNIGGPLAGHITAAKFLEHFTAYPWIHLDIAGVAYLHSPYGYRGKNASGVGVRLLYDFLATRAKGSETK; encoded by the coding sequence ATGAATACACTTTCCCTCAAAGCCATAAAAAAAATTCCTGCCAACGAGAGCATTGTTTATATCATTGATAAAAATACAGATTTAAAAGCCAATAATTTTACAGCAAAATCACTTACTGCCGACGAGCTTGCAGCAGCACAGCGTTTGCTCAAAGACAGTACTCAAACGCTCATTACTTTCCATCGCTCCGAATACAGCATTGTATTAGCGGTATGCAACAACGAAGAAAAAGACCCAACCTATATACGCTGCGAAACCCTTCGCAATTTGGGGCATAAAACCGCCGAATACGCCAACACACACAAATTCAAAAGTCTGAGTTTTGTCAATATCTCCTCCGAAATTTCAAATGCTGCCCTATACGCCGCTGAAGGTGCTGCTCTGGGAAATTATCAGTTTCTGAAATACAGAAAAAATGCCGAAAAAGAACGCAACAGCCTCGAAAACATTCAAATATATGACGTTTCGCGCGAAAAAGTGGAAGAATTGGAGAAACTAACAGAAGCTGTTTACATCTGCCGCAATTTGGTAAACGAACCCCTCAGCTACCTCACCGCCCCGCAGTTTAGCGAAGAAATAGAGCATTTGGGTAAAAAGAAAGGCTTTGAGGTGACGGTTTTTAAGAAAAAACAAATAGAAGAAATGGGAATGGGCGGCTTGCTGTCAGTAAACAAAGGTAGCAACGTGCCGCCCCGCTTTAATATCTTGGAGTGGAAACCCGCCAAAGCCGTCAATACAGCACCTATCGTGTTGGTAGGCAAAGGAGTGGTATTTGATACAGGCGGCTTGAGCCTCAAACCCACCCCCGACAGTATGGACTATATGAAATGCGATATGGCAGGTGCTGCCGCCGTTTTGGGTACTTTGTGTGCCGCCGCCGACAATCAGTTGCCCTTGCATATTATAGGCTTAATTCCGGCTACCGACAACCGCCCGGGCGAAGACGCTTATGTCCCCGGCGATGTAATTACACAATATGACGGTACTACGATAGAAGTGCTCAATACCGATGCCGAAGGGCGTTTGATTTTGGCAGATGCCCTCGCCTACGCCAAACAATACAATCCCGAATTAGTAATAGATTTGGCTACGCTCACTGGTGCCGCCGCACGCGCGCTAGGCATTTATGCTATTGCAATGTTGAGCAATGCCGATACGCAAGTAAATAAAGATTTTATCAACAGCGGCTTTGAAGTATATGAGCGTATGATTGAATTTCCGCTCTGGAAAGAATACGGCGATATGATGAAGTCGGATATAGCAGATATGAAAAATATCGGAGGTCCCTTAGCGGGGCATATTACCGCCGCCAAATTTTTGGAGCATTTCACCGCTTATCCTTGGATTCATTTGGATATTGCCGGCGTAGCTTATTTGCACAGTCCTTATGGCTATCGCGGCAAAAACGCCTCGGGTGTAGGCGTGCGTCTGCTCTACGATTTTTTGGCTACAAGAGCAAAAGGCAGCGAAACCAAATAA
- a CDS encoding 1-acyl-sn-glycerol-3-phosphate acyltransferase: MDGVLQPEYQRCVLVAAPHTSNWDFVIAMAAMDIMKVPLRFTIKDEILRFPLGMFIRPLGALGINRRPRQAGEERPSMTEAMIDLFKKHDRLAMIVTAEGTRSLRTEWKTGFYYVALGAQVPIALSYIDYEKKLCGIKQFVMPTGDIDADMRKIMDFYRTHGKGKHPELFSLDVRYSGL; this comes from the coding sequence ATAGACGGCGTATTGCAGCCCGAATATCAGCGTTGTGTGTTGGTGGCAGCACCGCATACAAGCAATTGGGATTTTGTAATAGCTATGGCGGCAATGGATATAATGAAAGTGCCTTTGCGTTTTACTATCAAAGATGAGATATTGCGCTTTCCTTTGGGAATGTTTATCCGCCCTTTGGGTGCTTTGGGTATCAACCGCCGCCCGCGTCAGGCAGGAGAAGAAAGACCGAGTATGACGGAGGCGATGATTGATTTATTTAAAAAACACGACCGTCTGGCGATGATTGTAACTGCCGAAGGCACACGCAGCCTCCGCACCGAATGGAAAACAGGATTTTATTATGTGGCATTGGGCGCACAAGTTCCTATCGCATTATCGTATATTGATTATGAAAAAAAACTGTGCGGCATTAAACAATTTGTTATGCCTACCGGAGACATTGATGCCGATATGCGCAAAATTATGGATTTCTATCGCACCCATGGCAAAGGCAAGCACCCCGAATTGTTTAGCTTAGATGTGCGGTACAGCGGGTTGTAG
- the pdxA gene encoding 4-hydroxythreonine-4-phosphate dehydrogenase PdxA, producing the protein MNKPLIGISIGDLNGISIEVILKTFRDERMYDICTPIIYGSSKAISYHKNILKEPDFKFNLITSADQAQEKTLNIINCWQETININIGTADKNSGSYVLKALHAVADDAIQQHIDAVITAPVNKSVLDTPQEPFLGQTEFFAKKCNHTQNLMFLVSERMKVGLVTNHVPVSEIAAQISKEKVIQKINLINEALRRDFLIERPKIAVLALNPHAGDDGLIGKEDDTVLRPALEQAKQAGMLAFGPYAADGFFGTGIYKEFDAVLAMYHDQGLIPFKLLSFGFGVNYTAGLPFVRTSPDHGTAYDIAGKGIAKHDSFRQAVFEAIDIVNNRRSYDAMHANSLKRTQLEREVDA; encoded by the coding sequence ATGAATAAACCCCTCATTGGTATCAGTATTGGCGATCTCAACGGTATCAGTATAGAAGTAATATTAAAAACATTTCGCGATGAGCGTATGTATGATATTTGTACGCCTATTATCTATGGCTCATCAAAGGCTATTTCTTATCATAAAAATATTCTTAAAGAACCAGATTTTAAATTTAACCTCATTACCTCCGCCGACCAAGCGCAGGAAAAAACGCTCAATATCATCAACTGCTGGCAGGAAACGATAAATATTAATATCGGCACTGCCGACAAAAATAGTGGCAGCTATGTGCTAAAAGCCCTGCACGCCGTAGCCGACGATGCAATACAACAACATATTGATGCCGTTATTACTGCTCCGGTGAACAAAAGTGTGCTGGATACGCCGCAAGAGCCGTTTTTGGGACAAACGGAGTTTTTTGCAAAAAAATGCAACCACACCCAAAATCTGATGTTTTTGGTGAGCGAGCGCATGAAGGTGGGATTAGTAACCAACCATGTGCCTGTCAGCGAAATAGCGGCTCAGATAAGCAAAGAAAAAGTAATTCAAAAAATAAACCTCATCAATGAAGCTCTGCGCCGCGACTTTTTGATAGAACGCCCCAAAATTGCGGTATTGGCACTCAATCCGCACGCCGGCGACGACGGGCTGATTGGCAAAGAAGACGACACTGTGCTGCGTCCGGCATTGGAGCAGGCAAAACAAGCGGGTATGCTGGCGTTTGGTCCTTATGCCGCCGATGGGTTTTTCGGCACGGGCATTTACAAAGAATTTGATGCAGTGTTGGCGATGTACCACGACCAGGGGCTTATTCCTTTTAAATTGCTTTCTTTCGGATTTGGCGTAAATTATACGGCAGGATTGCCTTTTGTACGCACCTCACCCGACCACGGCACTGCCTACGATATTGCAGGCAAAGGCATTGCCAAACACGACTCTTTCCGGCAGGCTGTTTTTGAAGCCATTGACATTGTAAACAACCGCCGCAGCTACGATGCCATGCACGCTAACTCATTGAAACGCACCCAATTAGAGCGCGAAGTAGATGCTTAG